In [Leptolyngbya] sp. PCC 7376, a genomic segment contains:
- a CDS encoding MBL fold metallo-hydrolase: MATLQNRRSQNIEGEFYVDSTCIDCDTCRWLSPEIFNRQDSQSAVHHQPKTPAEEKAGLRALLACPTASIGTVNSPNDIKAIQAEFPLNIAENVYYCGYHSKKSFGATSYFIQRPDGNILIDSPRFNPPLTKQLEKMGGVKYLYLTHRDDVADHQKFHDYFGCDRLLHETELREGTKNIEIVLTGTEDIDFAEDIKIIAVPGHTEGHTVLLYKNKYLFTGDHLAYSVRLGHLTGFRNFCWYSWEQQTESMKKLRDHSFSWILPGHGRRYHRDSEAMQKDLQQCIDWMASV; encoded by the coding sequence ATGGCAACGTTACAAAATAGGCGATCGCAGAATATTGAAGGTGAATTTTATGTAGATAGCACCTGCATCGATTGCGATACTTGCCGTTGGCTGAGCCCAGAGATTTTTAATCGTCAGGATAGTCAATCAGCAGTGCACCATCAGCCCAAAACTCCAGCCGAAGAGAAAGCGGGTTTACGAGCATTATTAGCTTGTCCGACAGCTTCCATCGGCACAGTGAATTCCCCGAATGATATTAAAGCGATACAGGCCGAATTCCCTTTGAACATTGCCGAAAATGTTTACTATTGTGGCTATCACTCTAAAAAATCTTTTGGTGCCACATCCTATTTTATCCAGCGTCCAGATGGAAATATCCTGATTGATTCACCGCGTTTTAATCCGCCCCTAACCAAACAATTAGAGAAGATGGGCGGCGTCAAATATCTCTACTTAACTCATCGTGATGATGTAGCAGATCATCAGAAATTTCATGACTATTTTGGGTGCGATCGCCTTCTGCACGAAACGGAACTAAGAGAGGGAACTAAAAATATTGAAATTGTTCTCACCGGAACAGAAGATATTGATTTTGCTGAAGATATCAAGATTATTGCAGTACCGGGACACACCGAAGGACATACTGTTTTGCTCTATAAAAACAAATATTTGTTCACCGGGGATCATTTGGCCTATTCTGTGCGACTAGGGCATTTGACTGGCTTCCGAAATTTCTGTTGGTATTCATGGGAGCAACAAACCGAGTCCATGAAAAAACTGCGAGATCACTCTTTTAGTTGGATTTTGCCGGGACATGGCCGCCGTTATCACCGTGATTCTGAAGCCATGCAGAAAGATTTGCAGCAATGTATTGATTGGATGGCCAGCGTTTAA
- a CDS encoding iron-containing redox enzyme family protein has protein sequence MSKQAWLASIPLNQLSQVQINTSPLRVASFWYHFSVFAADFLCLALPLLQSHTNRSYVAQTVDEELGHGEPSQVHSVLLLEALEQAGIDKQELIAYPTTELDDILNSLRNKLLNSKNDYEVAGFFLGFELLAEHNISHVFECLQPYNCAREELLETPYFQEHFKVEPEHIRRALTMGLNCCSDEHQIKAMIHNYHHGIVFWNRFWNVVHQDILEANQQLGSQQDYALKLPSLLTVS, from the coding sequence TTGTCAAAACAAGCTTGGCTCGCAAGTATTCCGCTAAACCAACTCAGTCAAGTTCAAATAAATACATCACCTCTCCGAGTTGCGTCATTCTGGTATCATTTTAGCGTTTTTGCAGCCGATTTTCTCTGTTTAGCTTTGCCATTATTGCAGAGTCATACAAACCGTAGTTACGTTGCCCAGACAGTCGATGAAGAATTGGGTCATGGCGAGCCGTCTCAAGTTCACTCCGTTTTATTGTTAGAAGCACTAGAACAAGCAGGAATCGATAAACAAGAACTTATTGCTTACCCAACAACTGAGCTGGACGACATTCTGAATTCTTTAAGAAACAAGCTGCTGAACTCAAAGAATGACTATGAAGTTGCTGGATTTTTCTTGGGATTTGAGCTTTTAGCTGAGCATAATATTTCCCATGTATTTGAGTGCCTACAGCCCTATAACTGCGCAAGGGAAGAATTATTAGAAACGCCATATTTTCAAGAGCATTTCAAGGTAGAACCTGAGCATATTAGAAGGGCTTTAACTATGGGCTTGAATTGTTGTTCTGACGAACATCAAATTAAAGCAATGATACACAATTACCACCATGGAATTGTTTTTTGGAATCGTTTTTGGAATGTTGTCCACCAGGATATTCTGGAGGCTAATCAGCAATTAGGAAGTCAGCAAGATTATGCTTTGAAACTTCCCTCTTTGCTGACTGTTAGTTGA
- a CDS encoding GIY-YIG nuclease family protein, with amino-acid sequence MDLPVLAELNLFSYIDSRGAIASNFDAKIGIYAIYDATETLCYIGYSRDFKKSLQQHLVRCPDQCHWLKIHTCDRPSRTLLEEIKNTWIQENGTLPIGNDETEALWTEPIDVKPDLTPEQNAEIAAAEEIQKTKILKNHARRVEAEIKEKLEARGLKIEIRFQPKLKEQGLLDLK; translated from the coding sequence ATGGATCTGCCTGTACTCGCTGAACTGAATCTTTTTTCCTATATCGATAGTCGTGGGGCGATCGCCTCCAACTTTGACGCTAAAATCGGGATTTATGCCATTTATGATGCTACCGAAACCCTTTGCTACATAGGCTATTCCCGCGATTTCAAAAAGAGTTTGCAGCAACATTTAGTGCGTTGTCCTGACCAATGTCATTGGCTAAAGATTCATACTTGCGATCGCCCAAGCCGGACATTACTCGAAGAAATCAAAAATACTTGGATTCAGGAAAATGGCACCCTACCTATTGGTAATGACGAAACCGAAGCCCTCTGGACAGAACCCATTGACGTGAAACCTGATCTCACCCCAGAACAAAACGCTGAAATTGCAGCAGCTGAAGAGATCCAAAAAACAAAAATCTTAAAAAATCACGCCCGTCGAGTTGAAGCAGAAATCAAAGAAAAACTGGAAGCACGAGGTTTGAAAATCGAAATTCGTTTTCAACCTAAGCTCAAAGAACAAGGCTTACTGGATTTGAAATAA
- a CDS encoding PP2C family protein-serine/threonine phosphatase, with translation MKQKKSSVLNRTLMILGGYTLFLIATIPSGVSYISNNLKSINQSTIKLNELRLQVEEINDEFIEQAKHRKNLFLRGHDPEDLDKYRSRVDKKTESINQLTDDLLQNPLAKPYREDLEKFLADHEQLIATYYEGIDLFLETNDHTQGDSYVRGEGQDTGDELNEIIEAIQLRQNEAIVQNAEKIQQTLAVTTLLIILAVFVFSTLLTIGIIQPIRRVSKFSKFLEKNRESQNFGQFYKVDKADEIGYMVDRYNNLLSLIQDYNHNLEQKVLDRTSELAEANTEIQELNKRLEKENTRLSAELEITQQLQTMILPNANEIQQIPGLEIATFMDPADEVGGDYYDILRYGDQLKIGIGDVTGHGLESGVLMIMVQTAVRTLMIHGESNPVKFLDTVNRIIYDNIQRMDSAKNLTLSLMNYRDGSISLSGQHEDVILVRKSGEVELIDTIDLGFPIGLEYEIEHFISSREFNLNSGDGVVLFTDGVTEAENNSGEQYELDKLCNLLSNNWSKTSEEIKEIVISDVKSHIGSQKVFDDITFVILKQK, from the coding sequence ATGAAACAAAAAAAATCTAGTGTTCTCAACCGAACACTAATGATTTTAGGGGGATATACATTATTTCTGATCGCCACTATCCCTTCTGGAGTATCGTATATCTCAAATAATCTAAAGTCGATCAATCAATCAACCATTAAACTCAACGAACTGCGTTTACAAGTCGAAGAGATCAACGATGAATTTATTGAACAAGCTAAGCATCGCAAAAATCTTTTCCTCAGAGGACATGATCCAGAAGATTTAGACAAATATCGCTCAAGAGTCGACAAGAAAACAGAATCAATAAATCAGCTAACAGATGACCTCCTACAAAATCCTCTGGCCAAACCTTACAGAGAGGATCTGGAAAAGTTTCTTGCAGATCATGAACAACTTATTGCGACCTACTACGAAGGCATCGATCTCTTCTTAGAAACCAATGATCACACCCAAGGCGATAGTTATGTTCGTGGCGAAGGACAAGATACTGGTGATGAATTAAACGAAATCATTGAAGCAATTCAACTCAGACAAAATGAGGCGATTGTTCAAAATGCGGAAAAGATCCAGCAAACTCTGGCAGTCACAACACTATTGATTATTTTGGCTGTTTTTGTCTTTTCCACTCTCCTCACTATCGGTATCATCCAGCCCATCCGTAGAGTGAGTAAGTTCAGTAAATTCCTAGAAAAGAATCGAGAATCCCAAAATTTTGGTCAGTTTTACAAAGTGGATAAGGCCGACGAAATTGGCTATATGGTGGATCGCTACAACAATTTACTCAGTCTCATCCAAGACTATAATCACAATTTGGAACAAAAAGTTTTAGACAGAACATCAGAGCTAGCCGAGGCAAATACTGAAATTCAGGAGCTGAATAAACGTCTTGAGAAAGAAAACACAAGGCTTAGCGCTGAGCTGGAGATCACCCAACAGCTACAAACTATGATTCTGCCGAATGCTAATGAAATTCAGCAGATTCCTGGTTTAGAGATTGCAACCTTTATGGATCCAGCAGATGAAGTAGGCGGTGATTACTACGATATTCTGCGATATGGCGATCAACTCAAGATTGGTATTGGTGATGTTACAGGACATGGTCTAGAAAGTGGTGTCCTGATGATTATGGTTCAGACAGCAGTAAGAACCCTAATGATTCATGGTGAATCAAATCCAGTTAAGTTTCTGGATACAGTGAATCGCATTATCTATGACAATATCCAGAGAATGGATTCTGCTAAAAATCTCACATTGTCATTAATGAATTACCGAGATGGTTCGATCAGTTTAAGTGGCCAACATGAAGATGTGATTTTGGTCAGAAAAAGTGGTGAAGTTGAACTAATAGATACTATTGACCTAGGCTTTCCAATTGGCTTGGAATACGAAATTGAACATTTTATCAGTTCCCGGGAGTTCAATTTAAATTCTGGTGATGGAGTCGTTCTTTTTACCGATGGCGTCACAGAAGCAGAAAACAATAGCGGAGAACAATATGAGTTAGATAAATTGTGTAATCTTCTCAGTAACAACTGGTCAAAAACATCAGAGGAAATCAAGGAAATTGTTATCTCCGATGTCAAATCTCATATAGGTTCACAAAAAGTTTTTGACGATATCACATTTGTGATTTTAAAACAAAAGTAA
- a CDS encoding adenylate/guanylate cyclase domain-containing protein has protein sequence MKKNQNNAEQNVCGLELSQKYQELEQEIENLGLENSDLEMLIETITEHADFIESELEKRNKLIRQIFGRYLTDKVVDKLLETPEGLRLGGKRQKLTVLTSDLRSFTPLSESLDAEIVIKIINTYLSEMIEIIDKYGGNINNFLGDGILVLFGVPNAGEDDSERAVACALDMQLAMENLNRKLENDGMPPLEMGIAVNTGEVVVGNVGSEKKAQFTVVGHHINVAFRIESFSKAGEILISDSTYQEVEKIVEIKQEKYVNAKGVSEPIKVYNLEGIKGDYNLSIQSPKNRS, from the coding sequence ATGAAGAAGAATCAGAATAATGCTGAACAGAATGTATGTGGATTAGAATTGTCTCAGAAATACCAAGAGCTAGAGCAAGAAATTGAAAACCTTGGCCTTGAGAACTCTGATCTAGAGATGCTTATTGAGACTATTACTGAGCATGCTGACTTCATTGAATCAGAATTAGAGAAAAGAAATAAATTAATTCGTCAGATATTTGGTCGCTATCTCACAGATAAAGTTGTTGATAAGCTTTTAGAAACACCTGAAGGACTACGACTTGGTGGAAAAAGACAAAAGCTGACTGTATTGACTTCAGATTTGAGAAGTTTTACACCTTTATCTGAAAGTTTAGATGCAGAAATTGTCATTAAAATCATTAATACTTATTTGTCTGAAATGATTGAGATTATCGATAAGTATGGTGGAAATATCAATAATTTTTTAGGTGATGGCATTCTCGTTTTATTTGGAGTCCCTAATGCTGGGGAAGATGACTCTGAAAGGGCTGTGGCTTGTGCTTTGGACATGCAGCTTGCAATGGAAAACCTCAATAGAAAATTAGAAAACGATGGAATGCCACCGCTAGAAATGGGGATAGCGGTTAACACTGGTGAAGTCGTTGTTGGGAATGTAGGTTCAGAGAAAAAAGCCCAATTTACAGTTGTTGGACATCATATAAATGTTGCATTCCGTATAGAATCTTTCTCGAAGGCTGGAGAAATTTTAATATCCGATTCGACTTATCAGGAAGTTGAGAAGATTGTTGAAATTAAGCAAGAAAAATATGTGAATGCAAAGGGTGTTTCTGAACCGATTAAAGTCTATAACCTTGAAGGTATAAAGGGTGACTATAATCTATCAATCCAATCCCCAAAAAATCGTTCATAA
- a CDS encoding slr1659 superfamily regulator has protein sequence MLGVQQQMINDSDGKYKVYYEEEDNIVVMEGSLRLIGAKEYEPISSFLKEIIQNNSDLMTINLEKLKFLNSSGISTLSKFVIFARKKDDVQMKIVGSQSIPWQKKSLKNLTRLMPSLILELK, from the coding sequence ATGCTAGGAGTACAGCAACAAATGATTAATGATAGTGATGGCAAATACAAGGTTTATTATGAAGAAGAAGACAATATTGTCGTAATGGAGGGGTCTTTAAGATTAATTGGAGCGAAAGAGTATGAACCTATATCCTCTTTTTTAAAAGAGATTATTCAAAACAATTCCGACTTAATGACCATCAACTTAGAAAAGCTCAAGTTTCTAAATAGTTCAGGGATTAGTACATTGTCTAAATTCGTGATTTTTGCTCGTAAGAAAGATGACGTACAGATGAAAATTGTTGGTTCACAATCTATTCCTTGGCAAAAGAAATCTTTAAAGAATCTAACGAGGCTTATGCCCAGCTTGATCTTGGAATTAAAATAA
- a CDS encoding DUF6272 family protein, translated as MDKSFNLSNHNSIVGEFIENLPVSHAYLTIVFSPATAPFKQCWKNNSLSADFIASYLTTFYPGDEAEREEIKYIVNYISNELLENSMKYNDYATEHPITVELKLYQEDLYFWVTNSINPNEINEFKSFLTELMNSDPEEIYFKQLEESAEDENSDSSGLGLLTMINDYSASLAWKFETVQQDPDITTVTTMVNLKV; from the coding sequence ATGGATAAATCTTTTAATCTCTCAAATCACAACTCTATTGTGGGTGAATTTATTGAGAACTTACCAGTTAGTCATGCATATCTCACAATCGTTTTTTCTCCTGCGACAGCTCCTTTTAAACAATGTTGGAAAAACAATAGTCTTTCTGCCGACTTTATTGCGAGTTACCTAACTACTTTTTATCCTGGTGATGAGGCAGAAAGAGAAGAAATAAAATATATAGTCAACTATATTTCCAATGAATTATTAGAGAATTCAATGAAATATAATGATTATGCTACGGAGCATCCGATCACAGTTGAATTAAAACTTTATCAGGAAGATCTATATTTCTGGGTCACTAACAGCATTAATCCAAATGAAATTAATGAATTCAAATCTTTTTTAACTGAGCTCATGAACTCTGATCCCGAAGAGATTTATTTCAAGCAGCTTGAGGAGTCGGCTGAAGATGAGAATAGTGATAGCTCAGGATTAGGGTTGCTAACTATGATTAATGACTATTCGGCTAGCCTAGCATGGAAATTCGAGACTGTTCAGCAAGACCCTGATATAACGACTGTCACAACGATGGTTAATTTGAAAGTATAA
- a CDS encoding DUF58 domain-containing protein: protein MARNKNNWYSKLERRWVAPAYGGGVLGAIGLSFFGAATNTMAGWLYVISGTIFAILFLGAILPIRSLKELEIGRSPISPVSVSEVMQVKIQITNQGKAAKSLVAAMDELPPELGAPRRKVIEMLPPKDSLEWVYEIDAQKRGIFHWETIALRTANPLGLFWCRRSRSVPARAVIYPQILPLNACPIIDSIGADESTKFQSDRLYQNATEGLTKSIRNYRVGDPMRLIHWRSSARFGEFKVRELEITTGGEEVIICLDHQFDWNPDSFEQAVSAAASLFFYARRSQLNVKLWTAQTGILNARPIILESLAGIQPDKTKKTLTTPDSTLLWLTQNKSTLDALPKGSRWVFFANNDDSHSPKSKKGLTITQEKALQIQLQAAVSSPTLK, encoded by the coding sequence ATGGCACGGAACAAAAATAATTGGTACTCCAAATTAGAGCGACGCTGGGTGGCTCCGGCTTATGGAGGAGGAGTGTTAGGGGCGATTGGGTTGTCCTTCTTTGGAGCAGCGACGAACACGATGGCTGGCTGGCTCTATGTCATCAGTGGCACTATTTTCGCGATTTTATTTCTCGGAGCAATTTTGCCGATACGCTCCCTAAAAGAATTAGAGATTGGGCGATCGCCAATTTCGCCGGTCAGTGTCAGTGAAGTAATGCAAGTCAAAATCCAAATTACCAACCAGGGTAAAGCTGCAAAAAGCCTAGTTGCAGCGATGGATGAGTTGCCGCCAGAACTTGGTGCACCTCGTCGCAAAGTGATTGAAATGTTACCTCCTAAGGATTCGTTGGAATGGGTTTACGAAATCGATGCTCAGAAACGCGGCATTTTTCATTGGGAAACTATCGCCCTCCGTACCGCCAATCCCCTCGGACTTTTCTGGTGTCGGCGATCGCGCTCCGTTCCGGCAAGAGCTGTCATTTATCCACAAATTTTGCCGCTAAATGCTTGCCCAATTATCGATAGTATCGGCGCCGATGAAAGTACAAAATTCCAGAGCGATCGCCTTTATCAAAATGCGACAGAAGGCTTAACAAAATCAATTCGGAATTATCGAGTGGGTGACCCCATGCGCCTAATCCATTGGCGAAGTAGTGCCCGATTTGGAGAATTTAAAGTGCGAGAGCTCGAAATCACAACAGGTGGTGAAGAAGTGATTATCTGTCTCGATCACCAATTCGATTGGAATCCTGATAGCTTTGAACAAGCAGTCAGTGCAGCAGCTTCATTGTTTTTCTACGCGCGGCGATCGCAACTGAACGTAAAACTCTGGACAGCTCAAACAGGCATTCTCAATGCCCGCCCGATAATCCTAGAATCTCTAGCCGGCATCCAACCAGATAAGACAAAGAAAACCCTTACAACTCCTGACTCGACATTACTTTGGCTTACTCAAAACAAATCAACCCTTGATGCCTTGCCAAAAGGAAGTCGCTGGGTCTTTTTTGCAAATAACGATGATTCCCATTCACCAAAATCAAAAAAAGGCTTAACTATCACTCAAGAAAAAGCATTACAAATTCAATTACAAGCAGCAGTATCAAGCCCAACCCTTAAATAA
- a CDS encoding iron ABC transporter permease, with protein MSTAPSARSQRAQSGILAVGIVIGLVVLIVCFAASVAFGVADITPLEIYQALVSPDGSTEHLIIRTVRLPRSITALLVGAAVAVAGAIMQGLTRNPLADPGILGINAGAALAVVGSVFLLDASSLSAYAGSALVGATISTITVYSLGSLGRGGLTPLNLTIAGAAFTALISSLTTAILILSQRTLDEIRFWLAGSVAGRDLELVVQVLPYLSVGLLLGLALGKQLTTLSLGDSVAKGLGQNTAWVKVLAAISVVLLAGGSVAIAGPIGFVGLIVPHFVRFWAGADYRWILPYSALLGAIVILIADIIARLVIQPQELPVGLVMPLIGAPFFIYLIRSQVKR; from the coding sequence GTGTCTACTGCTCCATCTGCACGATCACAGAGAGCTCAATCCGGGATATTAGCAGTAGGTATTGTTATTGGCTTGGTGGTTTTGATTGTTTGTTTTGCTGCCAGTGTGGCCTTTGGTGTCGCGGATATTACTCCCCTCGAAATTTATCAAGCTTTAGTTAGTCCGGATGGCTCGACAGAACATCTAATTATTCGAACGGTACGTTTACCTCGTTCGATAACAGCGTTACTTGTAGGAGCTGCTGTTGCTGTTGCTGGAGCGATTATGCAAGGTCTCACACGCAATCCTTTGGCTGATCCTGGAATTCTCGGTATCAATGCGGGAGCGGCTTTAGCTGTTGTTGGATCGGTATTTTTATTAGATGCGTCTTCACTGAGTGCTTATGCAGGGTCTGCTTTGGTCGGAGCCACAATATCGACGATCACCGTCTACAGTTTAGGTTCTTTAGGACGTGGTGGTTTGACCCCCTTAAATTTGACGATTGCAGGTGCTGCTTTCACAGCTTTAATTTCGTCATTAACAACAGCCATTTTAATTTTGAGTCAACGCACTCTTGATGAGATTCGGTTTTGGCTAGCGGGCTCTGTCGCAGGAAGAGATTTAGAATTAGTCGTTCAAGTTTTGCCTTATTTATCAGTGGGATTATTGCTGGGTCTTGCTTTGGGAAAACAGTTGACAACCCTCAGTTTGGGAGATTCTGTCGCTAAAGGTTTAGGTCAAAATACGGCTTGGGTAAAGGTGTTAGCCGCCATTAGTGTCGTCCTCTTGGCAGGTGGTTCGGTGGCGATCGCCGGGCCGATTGGTTTTGTCGGATTAATCGTGCCCCACTTTGTTCGCTTTTGGGCTGGGGCTGACTACCGCTGGATTTTGCCCTACTCGGCATTATTAGGAGCAATTGTCATTCTCATTGCTGACATTATTGCCAGACTTGTCATTCAACCGCAGGAACTACCCGTTGGTTTGGTGATGCCATTGATTGGCGCACCATTTTTTATCTACCTCATTCGCTCACAGGTGAAACGCTGA
- a CDS encoding PepSY-associated TM helix domain-containing protein, which translates to MFDPLSIKDNRKLHKWLSILIGIPIVFIIATGIFLQLRKPVDWIQPPLVDGSAKYDPSIQLEEVLSSVESVPAMKVNGWEDIKLFDIRPKQGTIKVRNHKELETQVDAKTGEVLQTRQRLNDIVSDWHEGNNRFTRLFIYLPIKIGFLLIFLTGVILNIKLSIKSFKKSKNKPEGKDKTSATKKPIKIRMRGFLLKYHSWLGWVVLVPWAFVISSGLLLQIRHEVPWVMPKLQTGQSTTPRVEIMELFEAAKKYPEYGVSEWKDVWRIYVYPNKGVSTVRAKNRNELQFDSETGELLHAQVRRADFLEDLHEGKLADIGLVDMNLWVFLPVNILSLILWLTGFLVLFR; encoded by the coding sequence ATGTTTGACCCTTTAAGTATTAAAGATAATCGTAAACTTCATAAATGGTTATCTATTCTAATTGGTATTCCTATTGTATTTATCATTGCGACTGGAATTTTTTTGCAGCTTAGGAAGCCTGTTGATTGGATACAACCTCCTTTAGTAGATGGTTCTGCAAAGTACGATCCTTCTATTCAACTTGAGGAAGTTCTATCTAGTGTAGAAAGTGTTCCTGCGATGAAAGTAAATGGTTGGGAAGATATTAAGCTTTTTGATATTCGACCTAAGCAAGGAACAATAAAAGTACGGAATCATAAGGAATTAGAAACTCAAGTTGATGCAAAGACTGGAGAAGTTCTACAGACACGTCAAAGATTGAATGATATTGTTAGTGATTGGCATGAAGGGAATAATAGATTCACTCGTCTATTTATTTACTTGCCGATTAAGATTGGCTTTCTCTTGATTTTCTTGACTGGTGTTATTCTCAATATCAAGCTTTCAATTAAAAGTTTCAAGAAAAGTAAAAATAAGCCTGAAGGTAAAGACAAAACATCTGCTACAAAGAAACCTATTAAGATTAGGATGCGTGGCTTTCTATTAAAGTATCATTCTTGGCTGGGCTGGGTAGTGCTTGTTCCATGGGCTTTTGTAATATCTAGTGGTTTGTTGCTACAGATTCGTCATGAAGTCCCTTGGGTGATGCCTAAGCTACAAACTGGACAAAGCACAACTCCAAGAGTAGAAATTATGGAGTTATTTGAGGCGGCGAAAAAGTATCCAGAGTATGGGGTAAGTGAATGGAAAGATGTTTGGCGAATTTACGTTTATCCGAATAAAGGTGTCTCGACAGTCAGAGCTAAAAACCGTAATGAATTACAGTTTGATTCGGAAACTGGTGAACTACTTCATGCTCAAGTTAGAAGAGCTGATTTTCTAGAAGATCTCCATGAAGGGAAGTTGGCAGATATTGGTCTAGTTGATATGAATTTATGGGTCTTTCTCCCTGTAAACATCCTATCTTTGATTTTATGGTTGACAGGTTTTCTTGTGCTTTTCCGATAA
- a CDS encoding iron chelate uptake ABC transporter family permease subunit translates to MARTFKSQNGRSPWLVLRWGKISFRLDRRVPLILVSILAITLAAMVWNVGQGEYPIPPLDVLKTVLGLPTGNEDYGFVVNTLRLPRVLTAWGVGMALAIAGTITQGISRNPLASPGIIGVNSGAALAAVILIIVFPSAPIGLLPIAAFAGAFAVAISIYALAWNGGTSPVRLILVGIGFSLVTGSITSILTTFGNINSVSQALVWLAGSVYGRSWEELTAFVPWLAVFGFAALVLSRELNALQMGDELAMGLGSHLEWQRGCLTFCAVALAGSAIATAGNIAFVGLMAPHIARQLVGPSHEGLLPTAAATGGMIVVLADLIGRLLFAPIELPCGIITAIVGAPYFIYLLIRTRR, encoded by the coding sequence ATGGCAAGAACTTTTAAATCTCAAAATGGGCGATCGCCATGGTTAGTCTTGCGATGGGGGAAAATCTCATTTCGTCTAGATCGACGGGTGCCATTAATTTTAGTGAGTATACTCGCCATCACCCTTGCCGCAATGGTTTGGAATGTTGGGCAAGGAGAATATCCCATTCCACCATTGGATGTATTAAAGACTGTTTTAGGTTTACCCACAGGCAACGAAGATTATGGTTTTGTGGTGAATACCCTACGTTTGCCGCGGGTGCTAACAGCTTGGGGTGTAGGTATGGCACTGGCGATCGCCGGAACGATTACCCAAGGCATTAGCCGTAACCCTTTAGCTTCACCGGGCATTATCGGCGTTAACTCTGGAGCAGCTTTAGCAGCAGTCATCCTCATTATTGTCTTTCCTTCTGCACCTATTGGTCTACTTCCCATTGCCGCTTTTGCAGGAGCATTTGCCGTTGCAATCTCGATTTACGCTTTGGCCTGGAATGGCGGGACTTCACCAGTGCGTCTTATTCTTGTGGGTATCGGTTTTAGTTTAGTTACCGGGTCAATCACCAGTATTTTGACCACCTTCGGCAATATCAATAGTGTTAGTCAAGCCTTAGTCTGGCTAGCGGGCAGTGTATACGGTCGTAGCTGGGAAGAACTCACGGCATTTGTTCCATGGTTAGCGGTGTTTGGCTTCGCAGCCCTCGTTCTAAGTCGCGAACTTAATGCGCTGCAAATGGGTGATGAGCTGGCAATGGGGTTAGGTAGTCATTTGGAATGGCAAAGAGGCTGTTTAACATTCTGCGCAGTTGCTTTAGCTGGATCGGCGATCGCCACAGCAGGCAATATCGCTTTTGTTGGATTAATGGCTCCCCATATTGCGCGGCAATTGGTTGGGCCATCCCATGAAGGGCTACTACCAACTGCAGCAGCAACTGGTGGCATGATCGTCGTTCTTGCTGATTTGATTGGTCGTTTACTCTTTGCACCAATTGAGCTGCCCTGCGGCATTATTACAGCCATTGTCGGTGCACCATACTTTATCTATTTGCTTATTCGTACTCGACGTTAA